The Catellatospora citrea DNA segment CTGCAGGAACCGGAACACACCGGGTCGGCCCACAACCGTCTGATACCTGTCGACGACGGCGTCGACGAACGCGGGAACGTCCGCGGCCGGCAGGCGCGACGCCCAGTCCGAGAACCCGACCGTGCACCACTGCGCGAACTGCTCACGCGAGCCGAAGTCCCATTCGCGGTCGACGACCGACTGATCGGTGACCTTCAGGCCCGCGCCGCCCGCGATCGCGGGCAGGTCATCGGGCTGGATGTGCACGAACGGCGGCGTGAAGCCGTCGAACGCGGTTACCCAGCGCGGATCGTGCGTCACCTCCATCGCGACGCCCTCGACGCTTCGGCGAGGACCGCCGCAGACGAACTGCACGAGTGCTCGGCCGCCGGGGGTCAGCGCCGCCGCGATGTTGCGGTACGCGGTCTGCTGGTCGGTCACCCAGTGCAGTGCGTTGAACGAGACCACGAGGTCGAAGTCCGGCCCGTACGCCATGGTGGTGACGTCACCGACCTCGAATGACACGTTCGTCAGCTGGTCATCGGCGGTGCGAGCCGTCTCGATCATCCGTGGTGACGGGTCGACGCCGAGGACGGAGCCGTCCGGCACCCGTGACGCGATCAGCCGCGTCACGTACCCGTCGCCGCAGCCCACGTCGAGCACATGCTCGGTGCCCGCGACCTCGACAGACTCCAGGCAGGCCGTCGCCATCGCACGCTGCAGGCCGCTGATGTGCGCGTACCCGGCACCGTCCCAGTCGGCCATCTACGCTCCCGGCCACGTCGGTGGCGTGCTGGTCGCCGACCGGGGCTGGGCGTTCAGGGCTGCGCACGTGTCCGGTGAAACCGGTCTACAGAAAACACTCGAAGGCTCCACGTAATGCACATAATGGATTATCTCGCCTGAGCGGGAGGAACGCCGAACGACGCCGTTTTCTGGACCAGTTCAAAACGGCTGACGCGCGAGTCCGCGGCACGACACGCGAGCACTGCCGGCGTTCGGGATCAGGTCTCCCGGAGGAACGATGGCTGACGCCGACATACACGAGATCGCCCCGAACCTCTGCGTCATCGAGGGCCACCACCCGCACCGCATGTGGGAGGACCCGGATATCCCGACCATCGCGGTCTACCGCGGCGCGTCGACTCTCTACCTGCTCGACACCGGCGTCGGCCCGCAGCAGCGAAGCTCGATCCTCGCCGCCGCGCAGAAGCACGGGCCCGCCGACGAACTGATCATCCTCTCCAGCCACGGGCACATCGACCACCTCGGCAACAACGACGTCGTCGACGACATCGCAGCGACCAGCAAACGGAACTACTTCCCGCGCGCCGGCCGGCCCGGACTCGAACCCAAGACGTTCTTCCGGGCGATGTACGAGCGCGGCGCACCGTATTTCGACTACCTCGACGGCCTGGACCTCGACGCGGACACGGTCAGCTCACTGCTGCGCGGCATCGGCGCCGACCCCCGGGCGACGCCGGACGCCATCGCCCACCTCGGCGATGCCGTCGAGGCCGCCGGTGTCGTCCCGGCGATCTCGAAACTGCTGCCCGGGCTCGTCGTCGACATTCTGATGAGCACCTACCCGCCCGTGAACATCCGTGCCGAAGCGATCCACGACTACGAGGAACTCGGCCCCCCACGCGACATCACGATCGGCCGGACCATGTGGCGCGGATGGATCTTCGGCGGCGGCGAGGTCCACGTCTTCCAGACCGGGGGCCACTCGGCGGGAGGCTGCGTCTTCTACCTCCCCGAGCATCGTTTCCTCATGTTCGCAGACGAGACGACCGGCATCCCCATCTGGGCGGACAGCGACCCCGCCAACACGATCCGCACGATGCGCGGCGCACTGGAGATGATGGACTCCGGCCACCTCAGCACCGTGTGCGCGGGCCACCGCCCCATGCTGCCCCAGTCGAACGACGAGGCACGCGCCACGCTCAACGGGGTCATCGCAGGCGCGGAGGAGTTCACGGCGACCGTGCGCGACGGCATCGCTGAACACCCCGACGGTGTATGCATCGACGAGCTCTACGCCGAACTGGTCGCGGCCGCCGCACCCGACTCGATGATCTTCGTGTTGAAACGGCTCCAGTTCCCGGTCTTCGCGACCTTCCTCAAGCTGACGCTGGCCAACGAGTGCCTTCTGCGGGGCTATCGGCAGGGCCGCGACGACAGAGGCCGCATCACGTTCCGCGCCTGAACGCCAGGCCGAAGCCGCGCGTCTGCATCATTCCAGGCAAAGGCAGAAGGGGTGACCTGCAGGATCCAGGAAAACCCGGTAGGAGGTGCCGGGCTGGTCCGGGTGTCTGGTCGCCCCGAGGGCGAGCACTGCCCGCTCGGCGACGTCGAGGTCGTCGACGAGCATGTCCAGGTGCATCTGCTTGGGTCGCTCCTGGCCCGGCCACGTCGGCGGCGTGTAGTCGGCCACCCGATGGAAGGCGATGCACTGGCCGTCCTCGGGACAGGCCGAAGCCCGGTCGGCGGAGACGTCGACCTGCCAATCCAGCATCGCGCCGTAGAACCTGGCGAGCGCACCGGGATCGGGACAGTCGACGGCGATGAGGGGCAGACGAGCGATGGCCATGCGCGCCAGGATATCGACCATCGCGGTTGGCGTGCGTCCGGATTCCGCGGAGATCAGCCGTTCGCTTCGCGGACGTCCTTTCCCTGTTCGGCGAACGCCTTGAAGTCGTGCATGTGCTGTAGCGACTGCTTGCGGAAGGTGCCGGGCATCAGGAGTCCCACCAGCCGCATCAGCAAGCCGCTGAACCGGTACTCGTTCTCGCTCACCCAGAGCGTCGCCGCCGGACCTGCTTCGGTCAGCCGTTCGCGCGCGGCGCTCCACATGCCCTCGCCGACGATCTCGCGCTCGAAGTGAACGACGCTGTCTTTCGGGATCCGGTGCAGGTCTGCCGGTTCCCGGCGCGTGATGGTCTCGGTGCACTCGAACTTCTGCTGCCCCATCTGCAGCACGACCCGTGACTTGGCGCCGACCTGCCCGTGCACCCCGCTCAGCGGCTCGTGCAGCACCAGGCCACGCAGCCACTTCGGCATCTGTGCCGGGTCGGCGAGCAGCTGGACCACCCGCTCCCGCGGTAGGTCGATCTCGATCGAGACGGTGTACTTCACGGCGGAGCGCTCCAGGTTCGGCGAGGGAACGCGCGTACCCTAGCAGCCCCGGCCCCTGGCATTCGGCTGGTCAGGCAGGCACAGGTGCTTCAGGCTCGTCTTGCTCGACTCCGCCGGCCGCCTCGACGGCCAGCTCGCTGCGGGCCGCCAGAACCGCCCGTATCGACGCTTTGAGCTTGTCGGCCTCATCGACGTACTTGCGCAGCCGGGCCGCGTCGGATTCGATGATCGCCGTGTTGATCTCGCGGAGCACCTCCTCGGCCCGTTCCGAGAACGAGACCACGCCCGCGGCGAGCGCTTCAGCGTTGACCAAAGCCGGCTGGTCGGCGAGTTGCCTGGCCAGACCGAACGGGATACGCCGCAACTGCGACCGGAGTGGGCTGAGCACCGCGTTGACGTCCCGCGAGTGCTTGTACACCACTGACTGCACCATCAGTCCCAGCTGCCCGGCGGAAACGGCAGCCTGCTGCAGCTGGTTGATCAGCTCCTGGTTGCGGGCAACGGCCTTCCGTGCGCGGTCGATGGGCCGGATTTCCTTGACGAAGAAGAAGTAGCAAGGGATGAGCACGAGCAGGGCGCCGATGCCGAGCAGCACATAGGTGACCGGTCCACGGTCGACGAACCCGGCACCGGTCAGGATCATGGCGCCGAGGAGCAGGAACGCCAGACCGAAACCGCCTGCCCGGTAGGCGCCGAGCAGAGGCGCGGCGAGTGCCTCGGCAAGCGGGCGCCCGGCGACGGCGTCAGCGGGCGCTTGGTCGACTGTCATGCGCGGCCTCTCCACTGCGGCAAGGGTGCTTGGTCGGCGCCTACGAACGTACGCGAGCTCTGCGGGGCAGCCACAGTGGACGATCATCCATCGCGGTGTCCGCTCATCGACCGGAGCCACGTTCGTGCCGTATTAGGACGGATCGCTGTCAGTACGGCCCCTGAGCGCAGCCTCGCGGCATAACGTCCGTAGCTGTCCCGAAGCGACACGGCCGAGCATGACGCTGGAGGTGCGCACATGCAGGTGAGACTTCTCGGGCCCGTTGACGTCGCGGCAGCGGGCGTGGCCACGGAGGTGCCGGGCCTGCGCCGCAAAGCCGTGCTGGCGGTCCTGGGCCTGCATCCCGGACAGATCGTGAGCAGCGACCGCCTCATCGACGTGGTCTGGGGTGACAGGGCACCGGCGACCGCGCTCAACACTCTGCAACGCCACATCTCCTACCTGCGCGACGCGCTCGGCTGCAAGACCTCGATCGTGGCCAGGCCACCGGGCTACCTGCTGAACCTGCCGGGCGAAGCCACCGATGCCGAGGCCGCGCAGCGCCTCATCCGGCTGGGGACCACGTCATCGGACCCGGCCCGGGCGCTCGACCATCTTCGTGGCGCTCTCGCCCTGTGGCGCGGCCGGCCGCTGGCCGATGTCACCGAGCTTCGCTGGCTGGGGGAGCAGGCCGACCGCCTCGATCACCTGGAGTACGAGGCGACCCGGGCGCTCATCGACGTCCGCCTCACCCTGGGCGAGCATGCCCGGCTGATACCCGAGCTCGAGCAGCTGATCTCGGCCCGGCCCTTTGACGAGGATCTCCATCGGCAGCTGATGCTCGCGCTGTACCGTGCCGGCCGGCAGGCCGAGTCGCTCGCACGCTATCAGCGACTCAAACGGGATCTGGCCGATGAGCTGGGCATCGACCCGGGGCTGGCGCTGCGGGAGCTGGAGGCCGCGATTCTGCGCCAGGACGCCTCGCTCCAGGCGCACGCGCCCGCCGTCACCGTGGCGGCCGGCTCGACTGTCGCTTCGGCTCCCGCGCAACTGCCGTTGGCCATCCCCGCTTTCGCCGCACGGCAAGGGGAGATCGCCCGTCTGGACGCCATGGTCGCCGGTCAGAACCCGGCGTCGGTGCTCATCGCCACCGTGTCCGGCACCGCGGGGGTCGGCAAGACGACCCTGGCCGTGCACTGGGCGCACCAGGTGCGGCGATCCTTCCCCGACGGGCAGCTCTACGTCGACCTGCGGGGCTTCGACCGCGACGGCGCACTGGTGGATCCCGCCGTGGCCCTGCGCGGATTCCTCGACGCCTTCGGTGTCGCCGTGCAGCGGATCCCCGCGGGCCTCGACGCCCAGGCTGCCCTGTACCGCAGCGTCCTCAGCGGCAAGCGCGTGCTGGTCGTGCTGGACAACGCCCGCGACGTGGCGCAGGTCCGGCCGCTGCTGCCCGGCTCGCCCGGCTGCGCGGTGCTGGTCACCAGCCGCAACCAGCTGACCGCACTCGTGACGGCCGAAGGCGCCGTGCCGATAACACTCGGCCTGCTCACCGATGACGAAGCCCGCGATCTGCTCACCCGGCGGCTGGGCGAGGACCGGGTGACCGCCGAGGCCGGCGCCGTCCAGGAAGTGATCACGCAGTGCGCCCGGCTGCCGCTGGCCCTGGCGATCGCCGCCGCGAGCTGCGTCACCCGCCCCGAGGTGCCGGTCGCGGGAGTGGCCGCGCAACTGCGCGACTCGGCCGGGACGCTCGACGCCCTCAACAGCGCTGACACCGATACCGACATAAGGTCGGTGTTCTCCTGGTCTTATCACGCGCTCAGCGCGGAGTCCGCCCGGCTGTTCCGACTGCTGGGCCTGCATCCGGGACCGGATGTGAGCGAGTCGGCGGCCGCTAGCCTGGCGGGTCTTTCCGTCGCCGGGGTCCGGCCGCTGCTCGCCGAGCTGATCCAGGCGAACCTGCTGCTGCAGCCGAATCTGCGGCGATACCGCTTCCATGATCTTCTCTGGACCTATGCGGCCGACTGTTCGCAGCAGGACGAACCGGAGCAGCAGGTCCAGGCCGTACGCCGGCTGCTCGACCACTATCTGCACACGGCCCTGTCGGCCGCGATGCTCATCAACCCGCACCGGGACCCGATCGCCGTCCCGGAACTCAGTCCCGGCACCACGGTGCGGCAACTCGCCGGCAAGGAGGAGGCGACGGACTGGTTCACCGCCGAGCGGGCGGTGCTGTTCGCCGTGATCAAGCGGGCCGCCGCCGACGGTTTCGACCGTCATGTGTGGCAACTGGCCTGGGCGCAACAGGATCACCTGGACCGCGGCGGTCATTGGGAGGAACATGCGGCCAACCTCGGCGCTGCCATCGAAGCCGCCGGACGGCAGGGCGACCAGGCCGCGCAGGCACATGCCCACCAGAGCCGCTCGACCGCCTTCGCCCGCATGGGCCGCTACGACCAGGCGCACACCCACCTCAGCGATGCCCTCAAGCTCTACGCGGGCCTCGACGACC contains these protein-coding regions:
- a CDS encoding class I SAM-dependent methyltransferase — encoded protein: MADWDGAGYAHISGLQRAMATACLESVEVAGTEHVLDVGCGDGYVTRLIASRVPDGSVLGVDPSPRMIETARTADDQLTNVSFEVGDVTTMAYGPDFDLVVSFNALHWVTDQQTAYRNIAAALTPGGRALVQFVCGGPRRSVEGVAMEVTHDPRWVTAFDGFTPPFVHIQPDDLPAIAGGAGLKVTDQSVVDREWDFGSREQFAQWCTVGFSDWASRLPAADVPAFVDAVVDRYQTVVGRPGVFRFLQLRAELRPSRQ
- a CDS encoding MBL fold metallo-hydrolase, whose protein sequence is MADADIHEIAPNLCVIEGHHPHRMWEDPDIPTIAVYRGASTLYLLDTGVGPQQRSSILAAAQKHGPADELIILSSHGHIDHLGNNDVVDDIAATSKRNYFPRAGRPGLEPKTFFRAMYERGAPYFDYLDGLDLDADTVSSLLRGIGADPRATPDAIAHLGDAVEAAGVVPAISKLLPGLVVDILMSTYPPVNIRAEAIHDYEELGPPRDITIGRTMWRGWIFGGGEVHVFQTGGHSAGGCVFYLPEHRFLMFADETTGIPIWADSDPANTIRTMRGALEMMDSGHLSTVCAGHRPMLPQSNDEARATLNGVIAGAEEFTATVRDGIAEHPDGVCIDELYAELVAAAAPDSMIFVLKRLQFPVFATFLKLTLANECLLRGYRQGRDDRGRITFRA
- a CDS encoding VOC family protein, with the protein product MVDILARMAIARLPLIAVDCPDPGALARFYGAMLDWQVDVSADRASACPEDGQCIAFHRVADYTPPTWPGQERPKQMHLDMLVDDLDVAERAVLALGATRHPDQPGTSYRVFLDPAGHPFCLCLE
- a CDS encoding SRPBCC family protein — encoded protein: MKYTVSIEIDLPRERVVQLLADPAQMPKWLRGLVLHEPLSGVHGQVGAKSRVVLQMGQQKFECTETITRREPADLHRIPKDSVVHFEREIVGEGMWSAARERLTEAGPAATLWVSENEYRFSGLLMRLVGLLMPGTFRKQSLQHMHDFKAFAEQGKDVREANG
- a CDS encoding AfsR/SARP family transcriptional regulator, with protein sequence MPGLRRKAVLAVLGLHPGQIVSSDRLIDVVWGDRAPATALNTLQRHISYLRDALGCKTSIVARPPGYLLNLPGEATDAEAAQRLIRLGTTSSDPARALDHLRGALALWRGRPLADVTELRWLGEQADRLDHLEYEATRALIDVRLTLGEHARLIPELEQLISARPFDEDLHRQLMLALYRAGRQAESLARYQRLKRDLADELGIDPGLALRELEAAILRQDASLQAHAPAVTVAAGSTVASAPAQLPLAIPAFAARQGEIARLDAMVAGQNPASVLIATVSGTAGVGKTTLAVHWAHQVRRSFPDGQLYVDLRGFDRDGALVDPAVALRGFLDAFGVAVQRIPAGLDAQAALYRSVLSGKRVLVVLDNARDVAQVRPLLPGSPGCAVLVTSRNQLTALVTAEGAVPITLGLLTDDEARDLLTRRLGEDRVTAEAGAVQEVITQCARLPLALAIAAASCVTRPEVPVAGVAAQLRDSAGTLDALNSADTDTDIRSVFSWSYHALSAESARLFRLLGLHPGPDVSESAAASLAGLSVAGVRPLLAELIQANLLLQPNLRRYRFHDLLWTYAADCSQQDEPEQQVQAVRRLLDHYLHTALSAAMLINPHRDPIAVPELSPGTTVRQLAGKEEATDWFTAERAVLFAVIKRAAADGFDRHVWQLAWAQQDHLDRGGHWEEHAANLGAAIEAAGRQGDQAAQAHAHQSRSTAFARMGRYDQAHTHLSDALKLYAGLDDRGGQATVQYQLGWLANRQRDHEQAIRHARQALRLYRASGKPMMAARALNSLGWAYALHGDYRRARPRCEQALARMRELGDLTFQAGTSDSLGYIYHHLGDYELAAGHYRRALDLFRDLNDRYYEADTLSHLGDTHRAAGDIRAARIAWQQAHEILSRLAHADALVVRAKLDGA